The genomic window CTGTTCCGCCTGCGCGGCAAGGGTGTCACCCCGGTACGCGGTGGTGCGCCCGGTGACCTGCTGTGTCGGGTCGTGGTGGAGACACCGGTCAACCTGACCGGCAAGCAGAAAGAGTTGCTGCAGGAGTTTGCAGGCACCTTGAGTGAGAAGAAAAACTCTCCCCGCCAGACCGGCTGGTTTGAAGGGGTGAAGAACTTTTTCGGCGATATGAAACTGTAACAGGCGCGTATCGCCGACATTTTTCGGCCGATCCAGCACAAAAAAAAGCGGCTTTAGGCCGCTTTTTTTGTGCCAGCTTGATGCAGGTGTTACGGGGAACTCCGGCCCGAGTGACGCTCTGCAAAGAAGAAATTCACCGCCTCGTGTAAGGTGTCGGGTTCAGATCAGTCGCTGACTGTGATCGCTTCAGGGGTGCCGGGGTGTGGCGCTCGATATGAAAAAAGAAAGGATGCATTAGAATGAAAAAAATTTTGAAGGTTTTTGCCTTGGGGGTGCTGAGTCTCCTGATCGCTACCGGCGGCTTCGCTTTTTATCTTTACCAAACCAATGACTTTGTCAGCGCAGTGGTGGATAACGATGAGTCCAGGCTGTTTTATTTCCCGGTGAAAGAGATGCGCCGAATGGAGGTGCTGGCTTATGAGGAAATTCCGTTGCGGGTTGCTGAGGATGTCACCATCTACAGCTATTTCTTCAAACCAGAGACAGACAGCGTCAGGGCCACAATCTTCTTCCTGCATGGCTCGGGAGGTAATGTCAGCCTGTACCTGCCCGCTATCCAGCCACTCGTGGAAAGTGGATTCCAGGTATACGCACTCGACTGGCGGGGCTTCGGTAAGTCTGGGGGTAAGCCGACGCACCTTAATGTGCTGGAGGACAGCAAAATCGCATTCGCCGATATGCGCTCCCGGGAAGAGGTGAAGTCGACTCCCGTGGTCGTTCTCGGCCAATCCCTGGGCGGCCAGGTGGCTGTGGGATTGACTAGGGAGTTACAGGAGCAGGTAACTGCGCTGGTGCTCGATGGCAGTGTCGCGTCCTTCTCCACCGTTGCGGCTGACAATACCCCGGTGGAATTCCTGCGCCAGCGCGCGGAGAGCCACCCTGAAGATTTCCACCAACCCTACACGGCCGCCGAGGACATTCGAGAGATTACCGCCATCCCAAAGCTGATTATTCAGAGCCGCGATGACACCAATGTGCGCCCCGAGCGCGGCCAGACACTCTTTGCCAATGCCCGAGAGCCAAAAGCCTTCTGGCAGACAGAAGGCAAACATATCCATACGCTGATGAAATACCCGGACGAAACAGTGAGCAAAATCGAGCAGCTCCTCAACTAGTGCCCACTGTGCCTCTCCTGTGCACCTCTCCTGAAAGGGGCGCCAGGCGAGGGCAGGTTTAGCGGTTGGCTAAAGTTTGTCCAGTCTTTCGCGAAAGTCCTGGTGATATTCCCGCTGTATTTCCTTGAGCGTCTCGAGCTGGTCCGGTGCGAGTAGCGGCACCAGCTTGGCGCGGGTTTCGGCACGAATGGCGATCATCTTGGCATCGATTTCTTCTACTTCCTGCTCGCTAAGGTGCGGTTTGTCGCCGCTCAGGAAACCGTAGGACTTGAGCATTTCTTTTTTACGCTGGAAATCC from Microbulbifer aggregans includes these protein-coding regions:
- a CDS encoding alpha/beta hydrolase, which gives rise to MKKILKVFALGVLSLLIATGGFAFYLYQTNDFVSAVVDNDESRLFYFPVKEMRRMEVLAYEEIPLRVAEDVTIYSYFFKPETDSVRATIFFLHGSGGNVSLYLPAIQPLVESGFQVYALDWRGFGKSGGKPTHLNVLEDSKIAFADMRSREEVKSTPVVVLGQSLGGQVAVGLTRELQEQVTALVLDGSVASFSTVAADNTPVEFLRQRAESHPEDFHQPYTAAEDIREITAIPKLIIQSRDDTNVRPERGQTLFANAREPKAFWQTEGKHIHTLMKYPDETVSKIEQLLN